One region of Mucilaginibacter sp. 14171R-50 genomic DNA includes:
- a CDS encoding acyltransferase — MSKPEAQPALVHPKQKINYIDHLKVMLTVLVIMHHSFIAYGAPGGWYYTQKTTLTAALIPMTAFVAVNQAFFMGFFFFLSALFVPSSYDKKGPVKFITDRLMRLGLPLVFYSFILSPILSYIPYNWVGEHHITYLQYLGGFNSWIDFGVLWFVAALLLFTFIYVLYRIVIKQTSKTVAMPTVTTILVFALIIGVISYVVRIVFPVGWVLKPVGFQLGHFPQYVSLFILGLIASKSKWLNHAEYKTGKRMRTIALCVVLIGFPLFFIVRNLLNFPVAWFTGGIHWQSLWYAVWEQLVGFAIISSLLGIGKYRWNKSSAFLSKLSRSTFAVYIFHPLIIISLSVMARNWGIDPAIKLLVVAPTAVVLSFLLGLAIVRIPGVNKVV, encoded by the coding sequence ATGTCTAAACCTGAAGCTCAGCCGGCGCTTGTTCATCCCAAACAAAAGATAAATTATATCGATCATCTTAAAGTGATGCTTACCGTGCTGGTAATAATGCACCATTCCTTTATAGCATACGGAGCGCCGGGTGGCTGGTATTATACTCAAAAAACCACGCTTACAGCTGCCCTTATCCCCATGACGGCATTTGTAGCTGTTAACCAGGCTTTTTTTATGGGCTTTTTCTTTTTCCTGTCGGCATTGTTTGTACCATCTTCTTATGATAAAAAGGGCCCCGTTAAATTCATTACCGACCGCCTCATGAGGTTGGGCCTGCCTTTAGTTTTTTATTCGTTTATTCTTTCGCCGATACTTAGCTATATTCCATATAATTGGGTCGGGGAGCATCATATAACATACCTGCAATACTTAGGCGGCTTTAATAGCTGGATAGATTTCGGTGTTCTTTGGTTTGTTGCCGCGCTGCTTTTGTTCACTTTTATATATGTTTTATACCGTATAGTAATTAAGCAGACAAGCAAGACAGTTGCCATGCCAACCGTTACAACCATTTTAGTGTTTGCCTTAATTATCGGTGTTATCAGCTACGTTGTCCGCATCGTATTTCCGGTAGGATGGGTGTTAAAACCGGTAGGTTTTCAGTTAGGGCATTTTCCTCAGTATGTTAGTTTATTCATATTGGGGTTGATAGCTTCGAAAAGTAAATGGCTTAACCATGCCGAGTACAAAACTGGTAAACGTATGCGTACAATTGCCTTGTGCGTGGTGCTTATCGGCTTTCCTTTATTTTTTATTGTACGCAATTTGCTCAATTTTCCGGTAGCCTGGTTTACCGGCGGCATCCACTGGCAATCGTTATGGTATGCCGTATGGGAACAATTGGTGGGCTTTGCTATTATTAGTTCGCTGCTTGGCATTGGCAAATACAGGTGGAATAAGTCATCGGCTTTTCTGAGCAAATTATCGCGCAGCACATTCGCTGTTTATATTTTTCACCCGCTTATCATCATCTCCTTATCGGTTATGGCACGGAACTGGGGCATAGATCCCGCTATAAAACTATTGGTTGTTGCACCAACAGCGGTAGTACTTAGCTTTTTATTAGGATTGGCAATAGTGCGTATTCCTGGTGTGAATAAGGTAGTTTGA